Proteins from a genomic interval of bacterium:
- a CDS encoding T9SS type A sorting domain-containing protein has protein sequence MDLVGEACEKYGDGLTWTKWLERHGGSDQASFWNAGYAALLGIEDHPVTYPYYHSQEDDYPNIEDHFPFTRQVTRATAGALAQLIGLIKPPDGEGPTGPYAYPNPFRGGEHDAVTFANLTPRTEISVFDAGGARVFRATAESSEYSWEVVNSSGLTLASGIYIYLLKTPDGAATTGKLAVIR, from the coding sequence GTGGACCTCGTGGGCGAAGCCTGCGAAAAGTACGGCGACGGCCTAACCTGGACCAAGTGGCTGGAGCGTCACGGCGGCTCGGACCAAGCCTCGTTCTGGAACGCCGGGTACGCCGCCCTCCTCGGCATCGAGGACCACCCCGTCACCTACCCCTACTACCACTCCCAGGAGGACGACTACCCGAACATCGAAGACCACTTCCCCTTCACCCGGCAGGTGACGCGGGCGACGGCGGGGGCGCTGGCCCAGCTCATCGGGCTCATCAAGCCGCCCGATGGGGAAGGCCCGACCGGACCCTACGCCTACCCGAACCCCTTCCGCGGCGGGGAGCACGATGCGGTCACCTTCGCCAACCTCACTCCGCGCACGGAGATTTCCGTCTTCGACGCGGGCGGGGCCCGGGTCTTCCGGGCCACGGCGGAAAGTTCCGAATATTCTTGGGAAGTGGTTAATTCTTCGGGACTTACGCTGGCCTCGGGGATTTACATCTATCTTCTAAAAACGCCGGACGGGGCGGCCACCACTGGCAAACTGGCCGTTATCCGTTAA
- a CDS encoding RNA-binding protein, which yields MKLFVGSLSWDTTDQSLREAFERFGEVVEAKVITERDSGRSRGFGFVTFADDESGRNAISEMDGAELDGRTIRVDEARERKPRDSESDR from the coding sequence GTGAAGCTGTTCGTGGGGAGTCTGAGCTGGGACACAACCGACCAGTCGCTTCGTGAGGCGTTTGAGCGCTTCGGCGAAGTGGTCGAGGCCAAGGTAATCACCGAGCGTGATTCCGGCCGGTCCCGGGGTTTTGGCTTTGTGACTTTCGCCGATGACGAGTCGGGGAGAAACGCCATATCCGAGATGGACGGTGCCGAGCTCGACGGTCGGACCATCCGCGTGGATGAGGCTCGCGAGAGAAAACCGCGCGATTCCGAGTCCGATCGCTAG
- a CDS encoding M28 family peptidase yields MKNAFLVLLTLGVTLAGAGYVSAVPTGSPAPDGVYLGISGGYELYLTREPLARAVEIGDSDAPLYLVSTIEGPVRLPGVATVHGFLPDGSAVCRLTREELLRLCGDPNLYFRRLMPVVRAPERPMPPGLFSVEGGLINELVEEVDLASIMAFDEDLAAFRTRYTTSEGNFQAQDYLAALLEEYGYEVEMDKRLFGPLSRFSVDDELVAMAGGDEINRIGECFFSNDGGEDFSFIGNSPELGDESWGGVEVFSPNTIHYAGGRFYYRSTNGGITWRKTEILDDEFNRVVTMFFFTPEVGYIFTSRGRVYRTGDGGDSWEARGMMGDIVYSAASPAGAPDTVLAAPRTGAIFRSTDGGWTWDRVYRDEYGDYCWDLVFEDGAKGLGVGGWVFVTTDAGETWERLDNPSPDRDLVSVSLLGPGEYLICNDWGGLWYTDDGGETWDDRSGGLDSVGSLITDTAYDDGRFWVLCSDYPGYSDDGGYSFTWLPFWLPDGFQGLTMTNVIGERRGTSRPDEYVYSTAHYDSTSHDSDPMELAPGANDNGSGSTALLELARVLVPYDNRRTLRFAFFDAEECWWTSWAKPAKSTATA; encoded by the coding sequence ATGAAAAACGCCTTTCTAGTACTGTTGACCCTGGGGGTAACGCTCGCCGGGGCGGGGTACGTCTCGGCCGTGCCGACGGGAAGCCCGGCGCCCGATGGGGTCTACCTCGGCATTTCCGGCGGGTACGAGCTTTACCTGACCCGAGAGCCCCTGGCCAGAGCCGTGGAAATCGGCGACTCCGACGCGCCGCTCTACCTGGTCTCGACCATCGAAGGGCCGGTGCGCCTCCCGGGCGTCGCCACGGTCCACGGCTTCCTCCCCGATGGGAGCGCCGTCTGCCGGCTGACGCGGGAGGAGCTTCTTCGGCTCTGCGGCGACCCAAACCTTTACTTCCGGCGGTTGATGCCCGTAGTGCGCGCGCCGGAGAGGCCGATGCCGCCCGGGTTGTTCTCGGTCGAAGGGGGACTTATCAACGAGCTGGTGGAGGAGGTGGACCTGGCGTCCATCATGGCCTTTGACGAGGACCTGGCCGCCTTCCGCACCCGATACACCACCAGTGAGGGTAACTTCCAGGCCCAGGACTACCTCGCCGCCCTCCTGGAGGAGTACGGGTACGAGGTGGAGATGGATAAAAGGTTATTCGGCCCTCTCAGCAGGTTCTCGGTGGATGACGAACTGGTCGCCATGGCCGGAGGCGACGAGATTAATCGTATCGGAGAGTGTTTTTTCTCTAATGACGGAGGAGAAGACTTCAGTTTCATCGGAAATTCGCCGGAACTCGGCGATGAGAGCTGGGGTGGAGTTGAAGTCTTCTCTCCCAACACCATACATTACGCCGGCGGCCGATTCTACTACCGCTCCACCAATGGGGGAATAACCTGGAGAAAAACCGAGATCCTGGATGACGAGTTCAACAGGGTCGTGACCATGTTCTTCTTCACCCCGGAGGTGGGGTATATCTTCACCTCCCGGGGCCGGGTTTACCGGACCGGCGACGGGGGCGACAGTTGGGAGGCCCGCGGGATGATGGGCGACATCGTGTACTCCGCGGCGTCACCGGCGGGCGCGCCGGACACGGTTCTCGCCGCGCCCCGAACCGGTGCCATATTCAGGAGTACGGATGGCGGTTGGACCTGGGATCGGGTCTACCGAGACGAATACGGAGATTACTGCTGGGACCTGGTCTTTGAGGATGGAGCTAAGGGACTTGGGGTTGGCGGCTGGGTCTTTGTCACCACCGACGCCGGCGAGACCTGGGAGCGGCTCGACAATCCGTCCCCCGACCGGGACCTGGTCAGCGTCTCCCTCCTGGGACCGGGCGAGTACCTGATCTGCAACGATTGGGGCGGTCTGTGGTACACCGACGACGGGGGTGAAACCTGGGACGACCGGTCCGGCGGCCTTGACAGCGTGGGGAGCCTGATAACGGACACCGCCTACGATGACGGACGCTTTTGGGTGCTCTGCTCCGACTACCCCGGTTACTCCGACGACGGCGGTTACAGCTTCACCTGGCTGCCCTTCTGGCTCCCCGACGGTTTTCAGGGGCTGACGATGACCAATGTGATAGGCGAACGGCGGGGTACGTCCCGACCCGACGAGTACGTATACTCCACCGCCCACTATGATTCGACCAGCCACGATTCGGACCCGATGGAGCTGGCCCCCGGGGCAAACGACAACGGCTCCGGTTCGACGGCCCTCCTCGAGCTGGCCCGTGTCCTGGTGCCCTACGACAACCGGCGCACTCTCCGGTTCGCCTTCTTCGACGCCGAGGAGTGCTGGTGGACCTCGTGGGCGAAGCCTGCGAAAAGTACGGCGACGGCCTAA